One Chionomys nivalis chromosome 4, mChiNiv1.1, whole genome shotgun sequence genomic region harbors:
- the LOC130872602 gene encoding 60S ribosomal protein L27-like has translation MGKFMKPRKVVLVLAGHYSGHKAVIVKNIDDGTSDRPYIHALVAGIDRYPRKVTAAMGKKKVAKRSKIKSFVKVYNYNHLMPTRYSVDIPLDKTVVNKDVFRDPALKRKARREAKVKFEERYKTGKNKWFFQKLRS, from the coding sequence ATGGGCAAGTTCATGAAACCCAGGAAAGTGGTGCTCGTCCTGGCTGGACACTACTCGGGACACAAAGCCGTCATCGTGAAGAACATTGATGATGGCACCTCAGACCGCCCTTACATCCATGCCCTGGTGGCTGGAATTGACCGCTATCCCCGAAAAGTGACGGCTGCCATGGGCAAGAAGAAAGTTGCCAAGAGATCCAAGATCAAGTCCTTTGTGAAGGTTTATAACTACAACCACCTGATGCCCACAAGGTACTCTGTGGACATCCCCCTGGACAAAACTGTTGTCAACAAGGATGTCTTTAGGGACCCAGCCCTGAAACGCAAGGCAAGGCGGGAAGCCAAGGTCAAATTTGAGGAACGATACAAGACAGGAAAGAACAAGTGGTTTTTCCAGAAGCTTCGCTCTTAg